A portion of the Anser cygnoides isolate HZ-2024a breed goose chromosome 25, Taihu_goose_T2T_genome, whole genome shotgun sequence genome contains these proteins:
- the OARD1 gene encoding ADP-ribose glycohydrolase OARD1 isoform X1, which translates to MATQVFKEQGERIKCVKGDLFSCPQTDALAHCISEDCRMGAGIAVLFKKKFGGVQELLDQQKKTGEVAVLQRDDRYIYYLITKKKVSHKPTYEDMRKSLEAMKTHCLNNGVTDISMPKIGCGLDRLDWDKVSAILGEVFEDTDIKITVYSL; encoded by the exons ATGGCCACCCAGGTCTTCAAGGAGCAAGGGGAGCGA ATCAAGTGTGTTAAGGGAGACCTTTTCTCGTGCCCCCAGACGGATGCCTTGGCTCACTGCATCAGTGAGGACTGTCGCATGGGCGCAGGCATAGCTgtgctttttaagaaaaagtttgGGGGCGTCCAGGAGCTGTTGGATCAAC aaAAGAAGACTGGAGAGGTGGCAGTTCTCCAAAGAGATGACCGGTATATTTACTACCTG ATTACGAAGAAGAAAGTTTCTCATAAACCCACTTATGAGGATATGCGGAAGAGTTTAGAAGCCATGAAAACTCACTGTCTAAACAACGGAGTTACGGACATTTCCATGCCCAA GATCGGGTGTGGACTTGACCGCTTGGATTGGGATAAAGTTTCAGCAATACTTGGGGAAGTCTTTGAAGACACAGATATAAAGATTACGGTTTACTCTCTGTGA
- the OARD1 gene encoding ADP-ribose glycohydrolase OARD1 isoform X2: protein MWAALGRLGAVLAPHLRLLPRALPVGVSPCWVSFRPGAGSEAPTGVFTIAHVTMATQVFKEQGERIKCVKGDLFSCPQTDALAHCISEDCRMGAGIAVLFKKKFGGVQELLDQQKKTGEVAVLQRDDRYIYYLITKKKVSHKPTYEDMRKSLEAMKTHCLNNGVTDISMPKIGCGLDRLDWDKVSAILGEVFEDTDIKITVYSL, encoded by the exons atGTGGGCAGCgctgggcaggctcggggcgGTGCTAGCCCCGCACCTCCGGCTCCTTCCTCGCGCCCTGCCCGTTGGGGTTTCCCCCTGCTGGGTTTCCTTCCGGCCCGGAGCAGGATCTGAGGCCC CCACGGGAGTCTTCACCATAGCCCACGTTACCATGGCCACCCAGGTCTTCAAGGAGCAAGGGGAGCGA ATCAAGTGTGTTAAGGGAGACCTTTTCTCGTGCCCCCAGACGGATGCCTTGGCTCACTGCATCAGTGAGGACTGTCGCATGGGCGCAGGCATAGCTgtgctttttaagaaaaagtttgGGGGCGTCCAGGAGCTGTTGGATCAAC aaAAGAAGACTGGAGAGGTGGCAGTTCTCCAAAGAGATGACCGGTATATTTACTACCTG ATTACGAAGAAGAAAGTTTCTCATAAACCCACTTATGAGGATATGCGGAAGAGTTTAGAAGCCATGAAAACTCACTGTCTAAACAACGGAGTTACGGACATTTCCATGCCCAA GATCGGGTGTGGACTTGACCGCTTGGATTGGGATAAAGTTTCAGCAATACTTGGGGAAGTCTTTGAAGACACAGATATAAAGATTACGGTTTACTCTCTGTGA